The nucleotide window AAGGCGGTGCGCAAGACGGCCGGAAAAGTGCTAACCTGGGAGGGCCGGATTTTCCCGGCCTTCTACCATTCCGATAGCGGGGGACACACCCAATCAGCGCACCATCTCTGGAAGGTGGACATTGCGCCCTTGGCCGGGGTGCCTTCCCCCTATGGTGAAGGCTCGCCTTATGCCCATTGGGAGTTCAGCGTCAAAGCCGCAGGGCTGGGGTGGGCCTTTAGGCAAAAGGGATATGCCTTTCAGGGCGGCGTAGAGGATTGGGAGATTCTGGATCGGGATGTTTCCGGCCGAATTCAGCGCATTCGCTTTATCGGATCCGGCGAGCCCCTCACTCTCAGCGGGGCTCAGTTGCGCGAGGTCCTGGGCGTCTCCCGGCTCCGCAGCACCCAGGTGGAGCTTCGCAAAGAGGGCGAGTTGATTTTCTTTGCGGGCAGCGGGTGGGGCCATGGCGTGGGCATGAGCCAGTGGGGAGCCTATGACATGGCCAATCAGGGGTATAGCGCAGAAGAGATCTTGGCCCATTATTATCCGGGCGCGCAGATCCGCGATTGGCGCGAGGTGTTTGAGGCCGGGGCATGGGGAATCAAAGAAGAACAACTGGAGGCGTGGAAAGGGCAGCAATGGGTGAGACCGCAATCCAAAACAAACTGAGCTTGAACGATTTTGATTACGAACTGCCGCAGGAACTGATCGCCCAGTATCCGGCGCAGAGGCGTGACGAATCCCGCCTCTTGGTCGTGCATCGCGCCACAGGCTTGCTCGAACACCGGACATTTGCGGATTTCCCGGAATTCTTGGATCGCGGGGATGCTCTGGTCATCAACGACACCCGGGTGCGCCCTGCGAGGCTTTTGGGCAATAAGGAGGATACGGGAGGGCAGGTCGAAATTTTGGTGCAGCGCAAGCTCGAGCCCGGATTGTATC belongs to Candidatus Omnitrophota bacterium and includes:
- a CDS encoding SpoIID/LytB domain-containing protein; the protein is MSFATPVYAMGSRPLSEPGDAQVKVAVAQGQENVALMVRGGYTLQALGTGEAVADSAQGMDVLSLTPHDSGLLLNGERLGLFGLRLCPLKEGNLWVDGKRLRGNLCVLREKDRTLTVINEVGVENYLAGVMRGELPKGWPAAAYEAQAIASRTFALYRTVERFDRDYALTSDVSSQVYEGKSAETWASNKAVRKTAGKVLTWEGRIFPAFYHSDSGGHTQSAHHLWKVDIAPLAGVPSPYGEGSPYAHWEFSVKAAGLGWAFRQKGYAFQGGVEDWEILDRDVSGRIQRIRFIGSGEPLTLSGAQLREVLGVSRLRSTQVELRKEGELIFFAGSGWGHGVGMSQWGAYDMANQGYSAEEILAHYYPGAQIRDWREVFEAGAWGIKEEQLEAWKGQQWVRPQSKTN